AACTTTTCATGTTGACTTAAATCATAATCTCCTCTACTTGCAATACCTTCTATTTCGGACCATCCAATAGATGGAAAATTGTATTCTATATCAGAGCAAGCAATTGCATAATGAGCAAGGTCTTCTTTAGCTGCCTCTTTTACTCTTAAATTTTCTTTTTTAATTCCCAAAACCTCTGTATACCATCTCATACTTTCGCTAATCCAATACTTATACCATTTTTCTTGTTCTCCTGGCTTGATGAAAAACTCCATCTCCATTTGTTCAAATTCTCTGGTTCTAAAAATAAAGTTAGAAGGAGTAATTTCGTTTCTGAAAGCTTTTCCTATTTGAGCAATTCCAAAAGGAATTTTAATTCTTTGAGTATCTAAAACATTTTTGAAGTTTATAAAAATAGATTGCGCTGTCTCTGGTCTTAAATAAGCAACGGCTGAAGCATCTTCAACTGGACCAATAAAAGTCTTAAGCATTAAATTAAAGTTTCTTACATCCATTAATTCTCCTCCACATTCAGGACATTTAAGTAAAGACAAATCATTAACATTATTCTTTTCCATTAAATGGTCTGCTCTAAATCTTTTATGACAACTTTTACACTCAGTTAAAGGGTCTGTAAAATTCTTTAAATGCCCAGAAGCTTCCCAAACCTTTGAGTTCGTAATAATAGCACTATCTAAACTAACAATATTCTGTCTAGAATTTACCATAAAATTAAGGTAGCTATCCTTAATATTTTTTTTCATCTGACTTCCTAGTGGACCATAGTCATAAAAGCCTCCTAGACCACCATATATTTCCGATGACTGAAATACAAAACCTTTTCTTTTGCAAAATGATACTATTTTTTCCATAGCTTGATATTAGCAAAAAAAAGGCATTAAGTAAATAAAAAGTCTTATATGGTGTCCACGTTTTCTAATAGAAAAACATGTATCAAGAATTACTCGTTTTTAACTTTAATTAAACTCTCTAGACTAAAAATACTGGCAGATCCTTGTTTCCCTAGCGAATACAACGATACCATACCTCTGTTCCTGTCACACTAGCAACACCTACTTCACCAAAATTAGAACAAGAACCTCCTAAAGCACTAGTAATCATATCAGATCTAGTTTTAGATGAAGTACTCGTAAACTCAATTTTTCCAGTCAAAGAATGATCAAAAGATGTCAGCCCATTACCATTTGGTCCTCCAAGAGCTTCACAAGCAGCTTGAAATTCTTCTTTTGAAGGAACCCTTGCTCCGATAATAGAACAACTCTCAACGGCTGTACTATATTGGAAAAAAAAGTTTAGATACGAACCAATAGGAATTGCTACCTTTGGAGACCTAGGGGTTGCGTCAATATGCAAAGTCTTCCCCTCATAAACAAATTCTAAACCTCCCCCATTAGTGCATAAATTAGCATAATTATCAGGGCAAGAAGAACTTGAACTTGTCGCCGCTAAAAGATCACTAGCGTTATAACCGTCAACTTGGTCTGAATCAAGATTTACAACAACTGGCTTGCCTGCAGTAACATCTTGTGTTTCAATACTCGTATTTAGTGGTGTTTTATAATCACTTGGCATTGATCCTGTTGGTTCACTCCAACCAAAAGCAACATAGGAAGCAACGATTCCTAAACAA
The sequence above is drawn from the Candidatus Margulisiibacteriota bacterium genome and encodes:
- a CDS encoding glycine--tRNA ligase; the encoded protein is MEKIVSFCKRKGFVFQSSEIYGGLGGFYDYGPLGSQMKKNIKDSYLNFMVNSRQNIVSLDSAIITNSKVWEASGHLKNFTDPLTECKSCHKRFRADHLMEKNNVNDLSLLKCPECGGELMDVRNFNLMLKTFIGPVEDASAVAYLRPETAQSIFINFKNVLDTQRIKIPFGIAQIGKAFRNEITPSNFIFRTREFEQMEMEFFIKPGEQEKWYKYWISESMRWYTEVLGIKKENLRVKEAAKEDLAHYAIACSDIEYNFPSIGWSEIEGIASRGDYDLSQHEKFSGQELKYFDEATKEKYVPYVIEPSVGVDRLMLALICDAYSEYEKGRSQDGDSMETVLKLNSKISPVKIAVLPLVKNKEVITSKAKEVFDLLSPYFISEYDETGTVGKRYRRQDEIGTPFCVTIDFETLEDNAVTIRNRDTMEQERVLISELKEYFNKNV